A region of the Haemophilus parainfluenzae genome:
ATACACTTTACCGCCATTTTCAATCACTTTTTCGCTTAATTGATACAAATAAGCATCTAAATTAGCTAAAACATGGTTACGAATCTGTTTAGATAAATCACGCCATTCTTCCCAATGACCTAATTCGTCCACCATTTTTTGACGATTAGCCCCAATAGTTTCTTGGGCTTTCACTACCGCTTTACGCATGATAGTGTTATGTACTTCATGATCGACACGCGCTTTAAAAGGAAGATTACTGGTTTTCAATGACATCTTATTTCTCCCCTTGCATTAATACTTCCGCAATGTGCATCACTTTGATCTTGCTGCCTTCGCGTTGTAAACGACCACCAATGTTTAATAAACAACTTACATCTGCACCAATTAAATATTGTGGTTCAACCTCTTCAATATGCTCAACTTTTTCTTTTACCATTTCGCCAGAAATCTCTGCCATTTTCACAGAGAAAGTTCCACCGAAGCCACAGCAAGTTTGTTGATTATGAATAGGAAGAAGATCTAACCCTTTTACGCCTTTCAAGAGAGCGATTGGTTCATCAACAATGCCTAATTTACGAGTAAGACTACAAGAAGGATGATAAACCGCTTTACCCGGCAAATAGGCGCCAACATCTGTTACACCTAATTTATTGACGATGAAATCCGTTAAATCACAGAAACGTGCAACGACCTTTTTTGCTCGCTCAGCCCAATCTAAGTCACCAACTTTGGTGAAATACTCAGGATAGTTTTTGATAGCATAAACACAGGAACCTGCTGGAGCAACGATTGGATAATCGTTCACTTCAAAGGTTTCGACTAAGTTTTTCATGCCAGGGATGGCTTGTTTGGTGTAACCGCTGTTTAATGCTGGTTGCCCACAACAGCCTTGTTTTTCAAGGAAGATAACATTACAACCGAGTTTTTCCAGTAGTAATACGGTGTTTTTCGCCACACCGCTCTTTACTACGTCAGCAATACAGGTAACGTAGAAATTTACGTTCATAAATAATTACTCCAACAGTAATAGAAAATAAAAAGTAAAATATTCGATAAAAGTTAAGCAACCGCCGACAAAGTGCGGTTGCTTTTTGCCTCTATTTTAGAGCGCATAGAATAGCGGAATTAAGAAACTTGCGCAAAGGGCTGCAATGATACCGTAAACGATCATTGGTACAATCGTAGTCTTAATGATTGTTCCTTCTTTGTTTTGAATATTCAACACAGAAGAAACTGCTACGATATTATTAATACATACCATATTACCCATCGCACCACCGACTGATTGTAACGCCAGAATTAAAGTCACAGATAAACCTGTAGTTTCTGCTGTTGATAATTGCACACTACCGAATGTTAAGTTAGATACGGTATTTGACCCTGAGAAGAATGCGCCTACCGCACCTAAGAAGGAAGAGAAGATTGTCCAGTCACTACCGGTAACTTCTGCAAAGGTACGACCTATAATTTTCACCATAGAATGCTCACCACCCACTAACATCAAGTTTACCATTACTAAAGCCCCCATTAAGGCGATGAATGGATTTTTTACTTGGCTTAAGCTTGCACTAAAAATGCCTTTTGTTTTGCTGAAGTTCACGCCAAAAAGTGGTAATGAAATTAATACTGTAATTACAAATGGAATTAACGCAGGCACATAAAGTAGTTTATAGCTTTCACTCACTTCTGAACCGAAGATATTTTTCAAACTAAAAATTAAACCTTTGCTGACTTCAAATGTACCTAATGAACCTAACGCGGTAGAGAACCACACATCTTTGTTATTCATTAAGCCTTTTAAGCCTAATTCCGGAATACGTGTAACGATTAAGAATAAAATTAATAAACCAGTTGGTAGTAATGCTTTAGCAACTTGGCCTGTGCTAACAACATTATTATCTAACTTGTTTTCAACTTTCGCTAAACCAATACCTTTATTCGCTACAAATACAGAAATAAAGAGACCAATTGCACCACCGACTAATGATGGAAATTCATAGTTAAACTGTGCAATTAAGAAGTAAGGAATCACGCAAGAGAATACGCTAATATAAATGAAAACAATATTTTGACGGATTTCTTTCCAGGTCACCATGATACGTAATGCCATCAATGGAATCACTAATGCCGCAATGGAGTGGATAAACGCTGTTATCGAACCAATTTCAAGAATCGATTTTGAATCTAATTTTAATGGACCAAAACCGAACCAAGTTGGTGTACCTACCGCCCCAAAAGAAACCGGAACCGAATTCATCACTAACGCCAACATGGCGACTTTTAATGGATTAAAACCTAAGCCCATTAAAATTGGAGCTGCAATCGCTGCTGGTGTACCAAAACCACTTGCACCCTCAATCATAAAAGCAAATGCCCAACCGATAATCATTAATTGTGCAACTGGGTTTGGGTTAATATTGCCTAACCATTTACGCATCGTATCAGTTGCGCCAGATACTTCTGAAAATTTGTTAAAGAGAATTGCGCCAAAAATAACAGTAATTGGTGTTTGAACCGCTACGATTGCGGCGGTCACATTGGCACTGATCGTTACAATGTCAGTATTAAAATGAAGAAGGTGAACGCCAATCACCAAGGTTGCAATCCAAGGTAATGCAACATAAGAAGGTAACGCATTACGCTTTACCATTAAATAAATCAATAAAATGATTGGAAAAACACTAAGAATAAAAGACAAGCTCATAATCACTCCTCTGTACGACTAAAAAGTGGCGCGTATTCTATGAATTCTTAATGAAAAACCCACTCCCCTTTAGTGGTAGTTAATTGAAAATGTGACAAAGTTCTCACATTTTTTTAACATTTTTCACTTTTCTTTATAACATTATTTTAACTCTTAAAAAAAACCAATAAAAATGCATAATTTATGGTAAAAAATAAATTTTCATTACAAATATACATAATAGAAAAATCCTTGTGGAAATTGACTCCAGCAAGGATTTTTTAAGCTTAAAAAGAATTAAAAGAAGCTTTTCTAGCCATTGATGGAATAAGGTAACGGTTCAATTTTCAGAACAATTCCATCTTCAGGTAAACGGAAATACATCCCTTCTTCTAAATCGTTATTCATCACCACTTGTAGCCATAAAACGCCGTCAAAATTGACCGCACTTACGATAGTGCCGGTTTTACGCCAAGCTGTTTCTAATTGCATTTCAATTTCGCTGCCAAGTTTCGGTGTAACCGTGGTTTCCCCTGAAAGCACATACATCGCACGCTTATTGGCGCCACGGTATTTAGCTCGCGCAACAATTTCTTGCCCGATATAACAGCCTTTAGTAAAAGAAATCGCTTGTTCAATCGCTTGTAAATTTAATGCCTGCGGGATAAATTCATTTTGTGTTTCCGCACTCAAGCTTGGTAAGCCCGCTTGAATATCCGCACAAAGCCATTGTTTTT
Encoded here:
- a CDS encoding (Fe-S)-binding protein; translated protein: MNVNFYVTCIADVVKSGVAKNTVLLLEKLGCNVIFLEKQGCCGQPALNSGYTKQAIPGMKNLVETFEVNDYPIVAPAGSCVYAIKNYPEYFTKVGDLDWAERAKKVVARFCDLTDFIVNKLGVTDVGAYLPGKAVYHPSCSLTRKLGIVDEPIALLKGVKGLDLLPIHNQQTCCGFGGTFSVKMAEISGEMVKEKVEHIEEVEPQYLIGADVSCLLNIGGRLQREGSKIKVMHIAEVLMQGEK
- a CDS encoding lactate permease LctP family transporter; this encodes MSLSFILSVFPIILLIYLMVKRNALPSYVALPWIATLVIGVHLLHFNTDIVTISANVTAAIVAVQTPITVIFGAILFNKFSEVSGATDTMRKWLGNINPNPVAQLMIIGWAFAFMIEGASGFGTPAAIAAPILMGLGFNPLKVAMLALVMNSVPVSFGAVGTPTWFGFGPLKLDSKSILEIGSITAFIHSIAALVIPLMALRIMVTWKEIRQNIVFIYISVFSCVIPYFLIAQFNYEFPSLVGGAIGLFISVFVANKGIGLAKVENKLDNNVVSTGQVAKALLPTGLLILFLIVTRIPELGLKGLMNNKDVWFSTALGSLGTFEVSKGLIFSLKNIFGSEVSESYKLLYVPALIPFVITVLISLPLFGVNFSKTKGIFSASLSQVKNPFIALMGALVMVNLMLVGGEHSMVKIIGRTFAEVTGSDWTIFSSFLGAVGAFFSGSNTVSNLTFGSVQLSTAETTGLSVTLILALQSVGGAMGNMVCINNIVAVSSVLNIQNKEGTIIKTTIVPMIVYGIIAALCASFLIPLFYAL
- a CDS encoding folate-binding protein YgfZ; translated protein: MATFISLNHYDLVEVAGVDAEKYLQGQLTCDVVHLAPGASTLTAHCDPKGKMNLLFRLIKLSAEQFLILMPKALLAPLDHLKKYAVFSKVTFQVLDWQVVGLIGEKCGRIHAQIELDIDENRAILINPTPLDVTFNGDEKQWLCADIQAGLPSLSAETQNEFIPQALNLQAIEQAISFTKGCYIGQEIVARAKYRGANKRAMYVLSGETTVTPKLGSEIEMQLETAWRKTGTIVSAVNFDGVLWLQVVMNNDLEEGMYFRLPEDGIVLKIEPLPYSING